From the Bombus huntii isolate Logan2020A chromosome 4, iyBomHunt1.1, whole genome shotgun sequence genome, the window TATTTGCAAAAGTTATTGATACCCCATAAAGTTGCGTCCGTGACTGCATACGAATTAGTATACATTCCTGGCAGCGTTCCAGCGGCGGGTATAATAACCCACCCGAAACATGGCtcttatcttttatttacCGCATATATAAGCGAGAATTGTGCAAGCTTGAGTATAGCTTCGTACACAACTGCATATGCGagattataaaaaatgtttggtataatacaattaaaaatgaatatcatCAATATATTGGGTTTGAATAATTTGGATTATACACTATAGGTAAAAGACaacacatttttttatttatatatagtatatatatacaaaggCATAGACATgattatttcattcttttttgtttcagCAAATGATTTCTCAATGCAATCTGTTTTTCCTTAAAAGAACGTTTcacttttccttttattttatgcTTTAACATTTGgaaagttttatttttctttttttcacgaTTTGTTTTACTACAAAGTGGATTTTGTCGCCCATCTTTATAACcaaatttttctcttccttcttgTCCTTTCTGTAAAAAAGCAAAACAAAAACATATTAAACTAAagtaaacaataaatacataaattaatttagaaatatatttctttttatcctctttttcattttacccatatttatttttttaaagtgATATTAAATATGCTTAACAAAAATTTACTAatacaaaacaaaatattaatattttatttaataattattaatgtgATTAACATGattaataattgttaattgttaatatgacaataacaaaatttgttaatataaaagaatCAATGTAATTGAATTCCTTTAGTTTGCAGTGAAACATACCTTCACAGACTCAATGCGTGCTTGCTTATCATGTTTTcgctttttataaatattttcgatatCTGTTAATTTGACAAATTCTCCAGTTTCTTTATCATTAGGGTGAGCTCTTTTTAAACCGCGCTTGGCGTACGTTATTTGTTGTTTTACTAATGCCGCATCTATTTTCATGAAGTCTTCATCGGTCAAtaatcgttcgttcgataCCAAAGTtgccttttctcttttctctgcAGTGATTATCTCGTTTTTTTTCACCCTTGAATCTTCTTGTGTTTTTAGTTTTAATCGTTTCTTTTCAAGTTTTGATAACCGACGACATTCTTTTCCTTGACTTTGATTTGTAACATTATCAATTTCTGTGTTATTTACATCAGatttaatatcattattttcACATACTTTCATTTCTGTTTCTTCATTTTCGATCTTTTCAACatctttgttattattttttatgctttttttttctttcttctttcccaaattctcttcttttccttctttttcattgTTGTCATTATGATCATTATAATTATCATCGTCGTCGTTATCGTCGTCGCCATCgttatcgtcatcgtcatcgtcatcgtcatcgtcgttgtcgtcgtcatcgtcatcgtcatcatcGCAATCTCCATTATTTATAGAATCTATATCAATCCATTCATCATCACTATCCTGTaatcataattttattaataaagcTTCTTTTATTAAGGCTAATATTAGATAAAGATAAATAGTAAATTTACTTTCAGTATTTTCACttacattattttcaataCCAATTTTTGAAATCTCTGCGATATTATTAGCCTTATTGTCGAGCAAAACTTCAGCACCTGGTACAAAATCATTAGCTGATATTTGACCATATTTTTGAATACTTAAGGTAATGTTCGTTTCCGTAGGGCGTCCTCTATCCTTCTTATGCAACAATTCAGGTATCGAATTTCTGAATAGAGTAATCAAAGATCGTGCAGCCATCATCACACTTCGttctttgtaatatttgtatcGTGCTAAATCCTGTAGTAAATCTTCATTCATAACTAATGGACATCGCGTACATATCTCTCTAATAGCATTCAACCTGTATTTAAAATAAGTTTACATtagataaaatgataaaacgttttggaaacataaatatatacatatatatatgagtcATAAATGCCCCATTTTAATCTCCCCAggcaaatatttcaaaagatatgagaaatataaaaaaaatgtttaaaacgAAAGTTGTAGCATATTGAGGGAGACATATTTTGCTGTAACGTATTTGATCTTGTTTGACATTGAAAACTCTTTTAGAGGTCAGCCGAGTTTTTAAATTGGAACCTATATTTTTAAGTGCATTATCTTATAGCTGACATCAGGATGTTTTCCAAATACtacctaaatatatattttacacaaACCATTACAGAAATATGATTCCTCAAATTCGATATTGCATTGCGATATATATGCATCTCGAAGAGGTTGCACGATTTGGAGGCTGGATATTGTACATCATGTTGGTTCTAAAAAGagattcaatttaaaaattcgagGTTGATCTCTGAAAGATTTTTCAGTGTCATTACAAGGTCAAATACGTGATAGCACAATCTATCCCCCTCAATATGTTACAATTCagtttgaaacatttttttatatttctcatCTTTTGAGATATTTTCCTGGGGAGATTAAAATGGGACACACTATATATACCCTATAGCCATAACATCAGCTGAATTTCGTTCTGTGACAAAATTGTTTGCTAATGTCTTCAGAATTGGTTCCAATACATCAGGTGGTACAAGTTCATGAGAGGCTTGagcgataaattgtaaaagttTTGTTACTTCTAAaatagttaaaaataatacatcattatagtttattttcttgtaacaataattttctaataataaaatgacTACCTCTTTGATGTGGTTGCAAAAATCTTTGTAGATAaggataaaaatttaataaaaatagattgtGCAAACCAATAAGCCTTGAAATTACATCTAAAgctaataatttaatttcaaatctgtcattatttttttccaactgtttaaataatttttctgcAAAACCTTGTGGGTCATGAATTAAATGTAATGCTGagaaattaaatctcggtGCTTTTGTTGCTTTCTTCTTAGACTTCTAgaacatttaaaatttacatatatattaatattatttgcaAACTGTATTCTGGTATCTATTAACTATTAGTGACTTACTGCTAACAGTTGCTTCGCTTTTGCTAACTGTTTCTCgcgtttctttgtttttttatttactctATTAGCcattataatttctttaatatttggtTCGCTATCGCTGTCGCTCTCCTCATTTTCCTGTTCTTCTATACCTGTGCCCAGAAAGAATTTCAAGCAAGCAACCATAACTTTGGTTGCCTTAACAAAGCATCCTGTTGCCAGAACATTTACAGTTTTCGCATCattccaaatatttttattatataattctatCATGATGTCTGTTGACATTTTTGCACTTCTGACATTAGAGTCTTTTAACATTGAAAACATAAAGTTTTGTAAAGTTGTATTAATTTTTGCATTCTTTTGTTTAGCATTCACATTCTTGATATCAGCAATAATGTGTGTTTGAAGAAATTGccttaaatttttatcttgaCATCTTAGAAGTTCAAAAAATAAACTCAGAAGTACAGTAGGTTCCAGAAGAGATTTGTTACGTAGTTGAATCAGAGCTTTACAAAATGTCTATAAAAAAGGTATACACtttataaaaaagagaaactcagtttaaactttatttaatattgtttttagTGCTTCACACTTACTAATCGCATGTCATTATCAAGTACAGTATTATATGTTTGCAGTACATCGATGATTTCTTGAGGAAATGATTCTAATATATTTGGGTAACAATGGGCCACCTACATTTAAACAAAAGAATTACAtaatgaaattctaatttaagtaaaataataacaacttatgtacaatatgtaaaatttatacaTACGTATTTTGTGATATAAGATAataagtataagtataagATAATAATTTGTGCTATAAGTTATCTATTTGtgagaagaaaataatatgtttataaattttaatgttttatttctcATGAAGAATTAAtcaagaaatacaaaattaaaataaataaatttgtgtAATAGTTAGGTGGTTTTAGTTAACGCATTCTTGGTCTaacataaattatacaaataattttgtacATTAAATCCAACAGTTTTAGCTATGACAAGAATAAAATCATATGATACGCAACACTTGAGTTTTGGTTCattcaaattataatttcCTACAACTGATAGTAAACCAAGTTGACACATAGATGGAATCTGTGAAAGT encodes:
- the LOC126864804 gene encoding protein SDA1 homolog isoform X1, which gives rise to MVRHNNQLPENLPQLQNLIKRDPESYKEEFLQQHQHYKSILEVFRLAPNKFNKSLDEVVIFLAQVAHCYPNILESFPQEIIDVLQTYNTVLDNDMRLTFCKALIQLRNKSLLEPTVLLSLFFELLRCQDKNLRQFLQTHIIADIKNVNAKQKNAKINTTLQNFMFSMLKDSNVRSAKMSTDIMIELYNKNIWNDAKTVNVLATGCFVKATKVMVACLKFFLGTGIEEQENEESDSDSEPNIKEIIMANRVNKKTKKREKQLAKAKQLLAKSKKKATKAPRFNFSALHLIHDPQGFAEKLFKQLEKNNDRFEIKLLALDVISRLIGLHNLFLLNFYPYLQRFLQPHQREVTKLLQFIAQASHELVPPDVLEPILKTLANNFVTERNSADVMAIGLNAIREICTRCPLVMNEDLLQDLARYKYYKERSVMMAARSLITLFRNSIPELLHKKDRGRPTETNITLSIQKYGQISANDFVPGAEVLLDNKANNIAEISKIGIENNDSDDEWIDIDSINNGDCDDDDDDDDDNDDDDDDDDDDNDGDDDNDDDDNYNDHNDNNEKEGKEENLGKKKEKKSIKNNNKDVEKIENEETEMKVCENNDIKSDVNNTEIDNVTNQSQGKECRRLSKLEKKRLKLKTQEDSRVKKNEIITAEKREKATLVSNERLLTDEDFMKIDAALVKQQITYAKRGLKRAHPNDKETGEFVKLTDIENIYKKRKHDKQARIESVKKGQEGREKFGYKDGRQNPLCSKTNREKKKNKTFQMLKHKIKGKVKRSFKEKQIALRNHLLKQKRMK
- the LOC126864804 gene encoding protein SDA1 homolog isoform X2, coding for MRLTFCKALIQLRNKSLLEPTVLLSLFFELLRCQDKNLRQFLQTHIIADIKNVNAKQKNAKINTTLQNFMFSMLKDSNVRSAKMSTDIMIELYNKNIWNDAKTVNVLATGCFVKATKVMVACLKFFLGTGIEEQENEESDSDSEPNIKEIIMANRVNKKTKKREKQLAKAKQLLAKSKKKATKAPRFNFSALHLIHDPQGFAEKLFKQLEKNNDRFEIKLLALDVISRLIGLHNLFLLNFYPYLQRFLQPHQREVTKLLQFIAQASHELVPPDVLEPILKTLANNFVTERNSADVMAIGLNAIREICTRCPLVMNEDLLQDLARYKYYKERSVMMAARSLITLFRNSIPELLHKKDRGRPTETNITLSIQKYGQISANDFVPGAEVLLDNKANNIAEISKIGIENNDSDDEWIDIDSINNGDCDDDDDDDDDNDDDDDDDDDDNDGDDDNDDDDNYNDHNDNNEKEGKEENLGKKKEKKSIKNNNKDVEKIENEETEMKVCENNDIKSDVNNTEIDNVTNQSQGKECRRLSKLEKKRLKLKTQEDSRVKKNEIITAEKREKATLVSNERLLTDEDFMKIDAALVKQQITYAKRGLKRAHPNDKETGEFVKLTDIENIYKKRKHDKQARIESVKKGQEGREKFGYKDGRQNPLCSKTNREKKKNKTFQMLKHKIKGKVKRSFKEKQIALRNHLLKQKRMK